In a single window of the Elaeis guineensis isolate ETL-2024a chromosome 8, EG11, whole genome shotgun sequence genome:
- the LOC105049870 gene encoding aquaporin NIP6-1 gives MADIGDDGASTPASPGSPLFGGHKAGRAVDGWRSLLNHRNCFRVKPWTIDDDAPSPLTSLSLARKVGAEFIGTFMLVFASTAAAIIEHQSGGAVTLFGVAAASGLAAMLVILSTGHISGAHLNPSVTIAFATFKHFSWEQVLVYIAAQMSASLCAAFTLKAIFYPVLGEGATVPSGSVSAAFVMEFIIGFNLMFVTTAVATDSRAVGELAGIAVGATVAMNNLIAGRISGASMNPARTLGPAVAANNYKAIWVYFTAPILGALIGAGAYSAVKLPKDDGTPTARSFRR, from the exons ATGGCGGACATCGGCGACGACGGCGCTTCCACTCCGGCGAGCCCCGGATCGCCACTCTTCGGCGGGCACAAGGCTGGCCGGGCCGTCGATGGGTGGCGTTCGCTCCTCAACCACCGCAATTGCTTCCGAGTTAAGCCATGGACCATCGACGACGATGCCCCGAGCCCCCTGACATCCCTTTCCCTTGCAAGAAAG GTAGGGGCTGAGTTCATAGGCACTTTCATGCTAGTCTTCGCCAGCACAGCCGCCGCAATCATCGAACACCAATCCGGCGGTGCCGTCACCCTCTTTGGCGTCGCCGCCGCTTCCGGCCTCGCCGCCATGCTTGTCATCCTCTCAACCGGCCATATCTCCGGAGCTCATCTCAATCCATCTGTCACCATTGCCTTTGCCACCTTCAAACACTTCTCCTGGGAGCAG GTGTTGGTATATATTGCAGCGCAAATGTCTGCATCACTCTGTGCAGCATTTACACTGAAGGCAATCTTTTATCCTGTTCTGGGAGAAGGCGCAACGGTGCCGAGTGGTAGTGTGAGTGCAGCGTTTGTAATGGAGTTTATTATAGGATTCAATCTCATGTTCGTTACCACAGCAGTTGCAACCGATTCTAGAGCT GTGGGGGAGCTTGCCGGGATTGCGGTAGGAGCGACTGTCGCAATGAACAATCTCATTGCCGG GAGGATTAGTGGAGCATCCATGAACCCGGCGAGGACACTGGGCCCGGCGGTGGCGGCGAACAACTACAAGGCCATATGGGTGTATTTCACGGCACCTATCCTTGGGGCCCTTATTGGGGCCGGAGCCTATTCTGCTGTCAAGCTCCCAAAGGACGACGGTACACCAACAGCGCGAAGCTTCAGAAGGTAA